From Triticum aestivum cultivar Chinese Spring chromosome 4A, IWGSC CS RefSeq v2.1, whole genome shotgun sequence, a single genomic window includes:
- the LOC123084769 gene encoding probable serine/threonine-protein kinase PBL3 — MGNCMKSTARVDHSMNTSAAYPSKVTSKTSMSSATSASKTNSTRSTFTLPSIRDRSEPPRTEGEILSSSNLKAFLFNDLKNATKNFRPDSLLGEGGFGHVFKGWIDEHTLAPSKPGSGMVVAVKKLKPEGFQGHKEWLTEVNYLGQLHHANLVKLIGYCSDGDNRLLVYEFMPKGSLENHLFRRGADPLSWGIRLKVAIGAAKGLSFLHHAENQVIYRDFKASNILLDSEFNAKLSDFGLAKAGPTGDKTHVSTQVMGTHGYAAPEYIATGRLSAKADVYSFGVVLLELLTGRRALDKSKPGIEQNLVDWAKPHLRDKRRLYRVMDTKLGGQYPKKGAHAVANLALQCICNDAKMRPQISEVLEELEQLQDSKSNLVSPQVDIRRTSNTVPKSPMRGQPSPRRSLGAMAPPSPAFRTAQVH, encoded by the exons ATGGGGAACTGCATGAAGTCCACGGCCCGGGTGGATCACAGCATGAACACTAGTGCCGCCT ATCCATCGAAAGTGACCAGCAAAACAAGCATGTCATCTGCTACTTCTGCGAGCAAGACCAACTCAACTCGTTCAACGTTTACTCTGCCATCTATAAGAGATCGCAGCGAGCCGCCTCGGACAGAAGGCGAAATCTTGTCATCGTCGAACTTGAAGGCCTTCTTGTTCAATGATCTTAAAAATGCGACCAAGAACTTCCGCCCGGACAGTCTTCTTGGGGAAGGAGGGTTTGGGCATGTTTTCAAAGGTTGGATTGATGAACACACTCTTGCTCCTTCGAAACCGGGAAGCGGTATGGTTGTTGCTGTCAAGAAGCTTAAACCAGAAGGTTTCCAAGGGCACAAGGAATGGCTG ACGGAGGTTAACTACCTTGGCCAACTTCACCATGCCAATCTTGTTAAGCTCATTGGTTATTGCTCAGATGGTGACAACAGACTTCTGGTGTATGAGTTCATGCCCAAGGGAAGTTTGGAGAATCATCTGTTCAGAA GAGGTGCTGATCCTTTATCATGGGGAATAAGGCTTAAGGTTGCTATCGGGGCTGCTAAGGGTTTGTCATTTTTACATCATGCTGAAAACCAAGTTATATACCGTGATTTCAAGGCATCAAACATTCTTCTTGACTCG GAATTCAACGCGAAGCTTTCAGATTTTGGATTGGCGAAAGCTGGTCCAACTGGGGATAAAACTCATGTTTCCACGCAAGTGATGGGCACTCATGGATATGCAGCTCCAGAGTATATCGCTACAG GTCGCCTCTCTGCTAAGGCAGACGTCTACAGCTTTGGGGTGGTGTTGCTTGAGCTGCTGACCGGGAGACGAGCCCTGGACAAGTCAAAGCCAGGCATAGAGCAGAACCTAGTGGACTGGGCCAAACCGCACCTGCGCGACAAGCGCAGGCTGTACCGTGTCATGGACACGAAGCTGGGAGGCCAGTATCCTAAGAAAGGCGCACACGCCGTCGCGAACCTCGCCTTGCAATGCATCTGCAACGACGCCAAGATGCGTCCGCAGATCTCAGAGGTCTTAGAAGAGCTGGAGCAGCTCCAAGACTCCAAAAGCAATTTAGTGTCGCCGCAGGTTGACATCCGGAGAACCTCCAACACCGTCCCGAAGTCGCCAATGAGGGGCCAACCCTCGCCACGGCGCTCTCTTGGAGCGATGGCGCCGCCGTCACCGGCTTTTAGGACCGCGCAAGTGCACTAG
- the LOC123084770 gene encoding 3-dehydroquinate synthase homolog isoform X4, whose amino-acid sequence MAVSCSSSSILGSAKALASFHISHLAPQRTARLRLQCIKMCSAPAAPGGSKKTVWVWTENRQVMTAAVERGWNTFLFGSKDVGKDWSSTARIHPLFIDGLEIFDEGNQKVAAISEISSPGGLQLIQPDNVEVQNTVIHFRGDWQVIPAENIVAAFQGCAGIVLAVSTNSTEAQVFLEALEQGLDGVVLKVEDMDDIIKLKDYFDRRNEAKSQLQLTKATVSKVEVVGMGDRVCVDLCSIMRPGEGLLVGSYARGMFLVHSECLETNYIASRPFRVNAGPVHAYVTVPGDKTSYLSELQSGREVIVVDQNGLWRTSIVGRVKIESRPLILVEAKENSGNGTYSIFLQNAETVALIGPDRGSGGRTAIPVTSLKVGDEVLVRKQGGARHTGIEIQEFIVEK is encoded by the exons ATGGCGGTCTCCTGCTCCTCTTCCTCCATCTTgggctccgccaaagccctagCTTCCTTCCATATCTCCCACCTCGCCCCCCAAAGAACAG CCCGCTTGCGCCTGCAGTGTATCAAGATGTGCTCTGCTCCGGCTGCGCCAGGGGGGTCAAAGAAGACCGTCTGGGTATGGACAGAGAACCGGCAGGTGATGACGGCTGCCGTAGAGAGGGGTTGGAACACTTTCCTCTTTGGATCCAAAGATGTCGGCAAGGACTGGTCAT CAACTGCTCGCATCCATCCTCTCTTTATTGACGGCCTGGAGATTTTCGATGAGGGGAACCAAAAGGTTGCTGCAATTTCTGAAATCTCTTCCCCAGGTGGGCTGCAACTCATACAGCCAGACAATGTGGAAGTACAGAACACCGTGATTCATTTCCGAGGTGATTGGCAG GTTATACCAGCAGAAAATATAGTTGCTGCCTTCCAAGGATGTGCAGGAATTGTATTGGCTGTTTCGACAAACTCAACTGAGGCTCAAGTTTTTCTTGAG GCCTTGGAGCAAGGGCTTGATGGAGTTGTACTTAAAGTAGAGGACATGGATGATATTATTAAACTCAAG GATTATTTTGACAGAAGGAACGAGGCAAAGAGCCAGTTACAGTTGACAAAGGCTACTGTATCAAAGGTTGAAGTTGTTGGTATGGGCGATCGTGTTTGTGTGGACCTCTGTAGTATCATGCGACCCGGTGAAGGCCTTCTG GTCGGTTCCTATGCAAGAGGAATGTTCCTTGTTCACTCGGAGTGCTTGGAGACAAACTACATTGCTAGCAGACCTTTCAGGGTCAATGCA GGGCCTGTGCATGCATATGTTACAGTCCCTGGGGACAAGACTAGCTACCTCTCAGAGCTGCAATCAGGTAGGGAAGTAATCGTTGTTGATCAAAATGGGTTGTGGCGAACTTCAATTGTTGGCCGCGTGAAGATTGAATCAAGGCCTCTCATCCTTGTAGAAGCAAAG GAGAACTCTGGAAATGGTACATATAGCATTTTCCTTCAAAATGCAGAGACAGTTGCACTTATCGGTCCTGACAGAG GATCTGGTGGAAGGACTGCTATTCCTGTGACTTCACTGAAAGTTGGCGACGAAGTTTTGGTGAGGAAGCAGGGCGGCGCCCGTCACACTGGAATAGAGATTCAGGAGTTTATTGTCGAGAAATGA
- the LOC123084770 gene encoding 3-dehydroquinate synthase homolog isoform X2: MAVSCSSSSILGSAKALASFHISHLAPQRTASARLRLQCIKMCSAPAAPGGSKKTVWVWTENRQVMTAAVERGWNTFLFGSKDVGKDWSSTARIHPLFIDGLEIFDEGNQKVAAISEISSPGGLQLIQPDNVEVQNTVIHFRGDWQVIPAENIVAAFQGCAGIVLAVSTNSTEAQVFLEALEQGLDGVVLKVEDMDDIIKLKDYFDRRNEAKSQLQLTKATVSKVEVVGMGDRVCVDLCSIMRPGEGLLVGSYARGMFLVHSECLETNYIASRPFRVNAGPVHAYVTVPGDKTSYLSELQSGREVIVVDQNGLWRTSIVGRVKIESRPLILVEAKENSGNGTYSIFLQNAETVALIGPDRGSGGRTAIPVTSLKVGDEVLVRKQGGARHTGIEIQEFIVEK; encoded by the exons ATGGCGGTCTCCTGCTCCTCTTCCTCCATCTTgggctccgccaaagccctagCTTCCTTCCATATCTCCCACCTCGCCCCCCAAAGAACAG CATCAGCCCGCTTGCGCCTGCAGTGTATCAAGATGTGCTCTGCTCCGGCTGCGCCAGGGGGGTCAAAGAAGACCGTCTGGGTATGGACAGAGAACCGGCAGGTGATGACGGCTGCCGTAGAGAGGGGTTGGAACACTTTCCTCTTTGGATCCAAAGATGTCGGCAAGGACTGGTCAT CAACTGCTCGCATCCATCCTCTCTTTATTGACGGCCTGGAGATTTTCGATGAGGGGAACCAAAAGGTTGCTGCAATTTCTGAAATCTCTTCCCCAGGTGGGCTGCAACTCATACAGCCAGACAATGTGGAAGTACAGAACACCGTGATTCATTTCCGAGGTGATTGGCAG GTTATACCAGCAGAAAATATAGTTGCTGCCTTCCAAGGATGTGCAGGAATTGTATTGGCTGTTTCGACAAACTCAACTGAGGCTCAAGTTTTTCTTGAG GCCTTGGAGCAAGGGCTTGATGGAGTTGTACTTAAAGTAGAGGACATGGATGATATTATTAAACTCAAG GATTATTTTGACAGAAGGAACGAGGCAAAGAGCCAGTTACAGTTGACAAAGGCTACTGTATCAAAGGTTGAAGTTGTTGGTATGGGCGATCGTGTTTGTGTGGACCTCTGTAGTATCATGCGACCCGGTGAAGGCCTTCTG GTCGGTTCCTATGCAAGAGGAATGTTCCTTGTTCACTCGGAGTGCTTGGAGACAAACTACATTGCTAGCAGACCTTTCAGGGTCAATGCA GGGCCTGTGCATGCATATGTTACAGTCCCTGGGGACAAGACTAGCTACCTCTCAGAGCTGCAATCAGGTAGGGAAGTAATCGTTGTTGATCAAAATGGGTTGTGGCGAACTTCAATTGTTGGCCGCGTGAAGATTGAATCAAGGCCTCTCATCCTTGTAGAAGCAAAG GAGAACTCTGGAAATGGTACATATAGCATTTTCCTTCAAAATGCAGAGACAGTTGCACTTATCGGTCCTGACAGAG GATCTGGTGGAAGGACTGCTATTCCTGTGACTTCACTGAAAGTTGGCGACGAAGTTTTGGTGAGGAAGCAGGGCGGCGCCCGTCACACTGGAATAGAGATTCAGGAGTTTATTGTCGAGAAATGA
- the LOC123084770 gene encoding 3-dehydroquinate synthase homolog isoform X3, which translates to MAVSCSSSSILGSAKALASFHISHLAPQRTARLRLQCIKMCSAPAAPGGSKKTVWVWTENRQVMTAAVERGWNTFLFGSKDVGKDWSSTARIHPLFIDGLEIFDEGNQKVAAISEISSPGGLQLIQPDNVEVQNTVIHFRGDWQVIPAENIVAAFQGCAGIVLAVSTNSTEAQVFLEALEQGLDGVVLKVEDMDDIIKLKDYFDRRNEAKSQLQLTKATVSKVEVVGMGDRVCVDLCSIMRPGEGLLVCVGSYARGMFLVHSECLETNYIASRPFRVNAGPVHAYVTVPGDKTSYLSELQSGREVIVVDQNGLWRTSIVGRVKIESRPLILVEAKENSGNGTYSIFLQNAETVALIGPDRGSGGRTAIPVTSLKVGDEVLVRKQGGARHTGIEIQEFIVEK; encoded by the exons ATGGCGGTCTCCTGCTCCTCTTCCTCCATCTTgggctccgccaaagccctagCTTCCTTCCATATCTCCCACCTCGCCCCCCAAAGAACAG CCCGCTTGCGCCTGCAGTGTATCAAGATGTGCTCTGCTCCGGCTGCGCCAGGGGGGTCAAAGAAGACCGTCTGGGTATGGACAGAGAACCGGCAGGTGATGACGGCTGCCGTAGAGAGGGGTTGGAACACTTTCCTCTTTGGATCCAAAGATGTCGGCAAGGACTGGTCAT CAACTGCTCGCATCCATCCTCTCTTTATTGACGGCCTGGAGATTTTCGATGAGGGGAACCAAAAGGTTGCTGCAATTTCTGAAATCTCTTCCCCAGGTGGGCTGCAACTCATACAGCCAGACAATGTGGAAGTACAGAACACCGTGATTCATTTCCGAGGTGATTGGCAG GTTATACCAGCAGAAAATATAGTTGCTGCCTTCCAAGGATGTGCAGGAATTGTATTGGCTGTTTCGACAAACTCAACTGAGGCTCAAGTTTTTCTTGAG GCCTTGGAGCAAGGGCTTGATGGAGTTGTACTTAAAGTAGAGGACATGGATGATATTATTAAACTCAAG GATTATTTTGACAGAAGGAACGAGGCAAAGAGCCAGTTACAGTTGACAAAGGCTACTGTATCAAAGGTTGAAGTTGTTGGTATGGGCGATCGTGTTTGTGTGGACCTCTGTAGTATCATGCGACCCGGTGAAGGCCTTCTGGTTTGT GTCGGTTCCTATGCAAGAGGAATGTTCCTTGTTCACTCGGAGTGCTTGGAGACAAACTACATTGCTAGCAGACCTTTCAGGGTCAATGCA GGGCCTGTGCATGCATATGTTACAGTCCCTGGGGACAAGACTAGCTACCTCTCAGAGCTGCAATCAGGTAGGGAAGTAATCGTTGTTGATCAAAATGGGTTGTGGCGAACTTCAATTGTTGGCCGCGTGAAGATTGAATCAAGGCCTCTCATCCTTGTAGAAGCAAAG GAGAACTCTGGAAATGGTACATATAGCATTTTCCTTCAAAATGCAGAGACAGTTGCACTTATCGGTCCTGACAGAG GATCTGGTGGAAGGACTGCTATTCCTGTGACTTCACTGAAAGTTGGCGACGAAGTTTTGGTGAGGAAGCAGGGCGGCGCCCGTCACACTGGAATAGAGATTCAGGAGTTTATTGTCGAGAAATGA
- the LOC123084770 gene encoding 3-dehydroquinate synthase homolog isoform X6 has translation MAVSCSSSSILGSAKALASFHISHLAPQRTATARIHPLFIDGLEIFDEGNQKVAAISEISSPGGLQLIQPDNVEVQNTVIHFRGDWQVIPAENIVAAFQGCAGIVLAVSTNSTEAQVFLEALEQGLDGVVLKVEDMDDIIKLKDYFDRRNEAKSQLQLTKATVSKVEVVGMGDRVCVDLCSIMRPGEGLLVCVGSYARGMFLVHSECLETNYIASRPFRVNAGPVHAYVTVPGDKTSYLSELQSGREVIVVDQNGLWRTSIVGRVKIESRPLILVEAKENSGNGTYSIFLQNAETVALIGPDRGSGGRTAIPVTSLKVGDEVLVRKQGGARHTGIEIQEFIVEK, from the exons ATGGCGGTCTCCTGCTCCTCTTCCTCCATCTTgggctccgccaaagccctagCTTCCTTCCATATCTCCCACCTCGCCCCCCAAAGAACAG CAACTGCTCGCATCCATCCTCTCTTTATTGACGGCCTGGAGATTTTCGATGAGGGGAACCAAAAGGTTGCTGCAATTTCTGAAATCTCTTCCCCAGGTGGGCTGCAACTCATACAGCCAGACAATGTGGAAGTACAGAACACCGTGATTCATTTCCGAGGTGATTGGCAG GTTATACCAGCAGAAAATATAGTTGCTGCCTTCCAAGGATGTGCAGGAATTGTATTGGCTGTTTCGACAAACTCAACTGAGGCTCAAGTTTTTCTTGAG GCCTTGGAGCAAGGGCTTGATGGAGTTGTACTTAAAGTAGAGGACATGGATGATATTATTAAACTCAAG GATTATTTTGACAGAAGGAACGAGGCAAAGAGCCAGTTACAGTTGACAAAGGCTACTGTATCAAAGGTTGAAGTTGTTGGTATGGGCGATCGTGTTTGTGTGGACCTCTGTAGTATCATGCGACCCGGTGAAGGCCTTCTGGTTTGT GTCGGTTCCTATGCAAGAGGAATGTTCCTTGTTCACTCGGAGTGCTTGGAGACAAACTACATTGCTAGCAGACCTTTCAGGGTCAATGCA GGGCCTGTGCATGCATATGTTACAGTCCCTGGGGACAAGACTAGCTACCTCTCAGAGCTGCAATCAGGTAGGGAAGTAATCGTTGTTGATCAAAATGGGTTGTGGCGAACTTCAATTGTTGGCCGCGTGAAGATTGAATCAAGGCCTCTCATCCTTGTAGAAGCAAAG GAGAACTCTGGAAATGGTACATATAGCATTTTCCTTCAAAATGCAGAGACAGTTGCACTTATCGGTCCTGACAGAG GATCTGGTGGAAGGACTGCTATTCCTGTGACTTCACTGAAAGTTGGCGACGAAGTTTTGGTGAGGAAGCAGGGCGGCGCCCGTCACACTGGAATAGAGATTCAGGAGTTTATTGTCGAGAAATGA
- the LOC123084770 gene encoding 3-dehydroquinate synthase homolog isoform X1 gives MAVSCSSSSILGSAKALASFHISHLAPQRTASARLRLQCIKMCSAPAAPGGSKKTVWVWTENRQVMTAAVERGWNTFLFGSKDVGKDWSSTARIHPLFIDGLEIFDEGNQKVAAISEISSPGGLQLIQPDNVEVQNTVIHFRGDWQVIPAENIVAAFQGCAGIVLAVSTNSTEAQVFLEALEQGLDGVVLKVEDMDDIIKLKDYFDRRNEAKSQLQLTKATVSKVEVVGMGDRVCVDLCSIMRPGEGLLVCVGSYARGMFLVHSECLETNYIASRPFRVNAGPVHAYVTVPGDKTSYLSELQSGREVIVVDQNGLWRTSIVGRVKIESRPLILVEAKENSGNGTYSIFLQNAETVALIGPDRGSGGRTAIPVTSLKVGDEVLVRKQGGARHTGIEIQEFIVEK, from the exons ATGGCGGTCTCCTGCTCCTCTTCCTCCATCTTgggctccgccaaagccctagCTTCCTTCCATATCTCCCACCTCGCCCCCCAAAGAACAG CATCAGCCCGCTTGCGCCTGCAGTGTATCAAGATGTGCTCTGCTCCGGCTGCGCCAGGGGGGTCAAAGAAGACCGTCTGGGTATGGACAGAGAACCGGCAGGTGATGACGGCTGCCGTAGAGAGGGGTTGGAACACTTTCCTCTTTGGATCCAAAGATGTCGGCAAGGACTGGTCAT CAACTGCTCGCATCCATCCTCTCTTTATTGACGGCCTGGAGATTTTCGATGAGGGGAACCAAAAGGTTGCTGCAATTTCTGAAATCTCTTCCCCAGGTGGGCTGCAACTCATACAGCCAGACAATGTGGAAGTACAGAACACCGTGATTCATTTCCGAGGTGATTGGCAG GTTATACCAGCAGAAAATATAGTTGCTGCCTTCCAAGGATGTGCAGGAATTGTATTGGCTGTTTCGACAAACTCAACTGAGGCTCAAGTTTTTCTTGAG GCCTTGGAGCAAGGGCTTGATGGAGTTGTACTTAAAGTAGAGGACATGGATGATATTATTAAACTCAAG GATTATTTTGACAGAAGGAACGAGGCAAAGAGCCAGTTACAGTTGACAAAGGCTACTGTATCAAAGGTTGAAGTTGTTGGTATGGGCGATCGTGTTTGTGTGGACCTCTGTAGTATCATGCGACCCGGTGAAGGCCTTCTGGTTTGT GTCGGTTCCTATGCAAGAGGAATGTTCCTTGTTCACTCGGAGTGCTTGGAGACAAACTACATTGCTAGCAGACCTTTCAGGGTCAATGCA GGGCCTGTGCATGCATATGTTACAGTCCCTGGGGACAAGACTAGCTACCTCTCAGAGCTGCAATCAGGTAGGGAAGTAATCGTTGTTGATCAAAATGGGTTGTGGCGAACTTCAATTGTTGGCCGCGTGAAGATTGAATCAAGGCCTCTCATCCTTGTAGAAGCAAAG GAGAACTCTGGAAATGGTACATATAGCATTTTCCTTCAAAATGCAGAGACAGTTGCACTTATCGGTCCTGACAGAG GATCTGGTGGAAGGACTGCTATTCCTGTGACTTCACTGAAAGTTGGCGACGAAGTTTTGGTGAGGAAGCAGGGCGGCGCCCGTCACACTGGAATAGAGATTCAGGAGTTTATTGTCGAGAAATGA
- the LOC123084770 gene encoding 3-dehydroquinate synthase homolog isoform X5, whose translation MCSAPAAPGGSKKTVWVWTENRQVMTAAVERGWNTFLFGSKDVGKDWSSTARIHPLFIDGLEIFDEGNQKVAAISEISSPGGLQLIQPDNVEVQNTVIHFRGDWQVIPAENIVAAFQGCAGIVLAVSTNSTEAQVFLEALEQGLDGVVLKVEDMDDIIKLKDYFDRRNEAKSQLQLTKATVSKVEVVGMGDRVCVDLCSIMRPGEGLLVCVGSYARGMFLVHSECLETNYIASRPFRVNAGPVHAYVTVPGDKTSYLSELQSGREVIVVDQNGLWRTSIVGRVKIESRPLILVEAKENSGNGTYSIFLQNAETVALIGPDRGSGGRTAIPVTSLKVGDEVLVRKQGGARHTGIEIQEFIVEK comes from the exons ATGTGCTCTGCTCCGGCTGCGCCAGGGGGGTCAAAGAAGACCGTCTGGGTATGGACAGAGAACCGGCAGGTGATGACGGCTGCCGTAGAGAGGGGTTGGAACACTTTCCTCTTTGGATCCAAAGATGTCGGCAAGGACTGGTCAT CAACTGCTCGCATCCATCCTCTCTTTATTGACGGCCTGGAGATTTTCGATGAGGGGAACCAAAAGGTTGCTGCAATTTCTGAAATCTCTTCCCCAGGTGGGCTGCAACTCATACAGCCAGACAATGTGGAAGTACAGAACACCGTGATTCATTTCCGAGGTGATTGGCAG GTTATACCAGCAGAAAATATAGTTGCTGCCTTCCAAGGATGTGCAGGAATTGTATTGGCTGTTTCGACAAACTCAACTGAGGCTCAAGTTTTTCTTGAG GCCTTGGAGCAAGGGCTTGATGGAGTTGTACTTAAAGTAGAGGACATGGATGATATTATTAAACTCAAG GATTATTTTGACAGAAGGAACGAGGCAAAGAGCCAGTTACAGTTGACAAAGGCTACTGTATCAAAGGTTGAAGTTGTTGGTATGGGCGATCGTGTTTGTGTGGACCTCTGTAGTATCATGCGACCCGGTGAAGGCCTTCTGGTTTGT GTCGGTTCCTATGCAAGAGGAATGTTCCTTGTTCACTCGGAGTGCTTGGAGACAAACTACATTGCTAGCAGACCTTTCAGGGTCAATGCA GGGCCTGTGCATGCATATGTTACAGTCCCTGGGGACAAGACTAGCTACCTCTCAGAGCTGCAATCAGGTAGGGAAGTAATCGTTGTTGATCAAAATGGGTTGTGGCGAACTTCAATTGTTGGCCGCGTGAAGATTGAATCAAGGCCTCTCATCCTTGTAGAAGCAAAG GAGAACTCTGGAAATGGTACATATAGCATTTTCCTTCAAAATGCAGAGACAGTTGCACTTATCGGTCCTGACAGAG GATCTGGTGGAAGGACTGCTATTCCTGTGACTTCACTGAAAGTTGGCGACGAAGTTTTGGTGAGGAAGCAGGGCGGCGCCCGTCACACTGGAATAGAGATTCAGGAGTTTATTGTCGAGAAATGA